In Enterobacter sp. 638, a single window of DNA contains:
- the panC gene encoding pantoate--beta-alanine ligase has translation MLIIETLPLLRQHIRRLRQEGKRIALVPTMGNLHDGHMKLVDEARARADVVVVSIFVNPMQFDRADDLARYPRTLQEDCEKLKKRHVDFVFSPVPSDIYPQGTEGATYVDVPGISTMLEGASRPGHFRGVSTIVSKLFNLVQPDIACFGEKDFQQLALIRKMVADMGYDIEIVGVPIVRAKDGLALSSRNGYLTADQRKIAPGLCKVMNAMAEQLKAKELTTEEIVALAEQELNDKGLRADDIQIRDADTLLELSATSKRAVILVAAWLGQARLIDNKVVELAE, from the coding sequence GTGCTAATCATTGAAACCCTGCCGCTGTTGCGCCAGCACATTCGTCGCCTGCGTCAGGAAGGTAAACGCATCGCCCTGGTCCCTACCATGGGCAATCTCCACGACGGCCATATGAAACTGGTCGACGAAGCACGAGCCCGCGCGGATGTGGTCGTGGTGAGTATTTTCGTTAACCCGATGCAGTTTGACCGTGCCGACGATCTGGCGCGCTATCCGCGCACGCTACAGGAAGATTGCGAGAAGCTGAAAAAACGCCACGTTGATTTCGTCTTCTCCCCTGTGCCTTCAGATATCTATCCACAAGGGACAGAAGGCGCAACCTATGTCGACGTCCCGGGGATATCGACCATGCTTGAGGGTGCCAGCCGCCCGGGGCATTTCCGTGGCGTGTCAACCATAGTCAGCAAGCTGTTCAATCTGGTCCAGCCGGACATCGCCTGCTTTGGCGAAAAAGATTTTCAGCAGTTGGCGCTGATCCGCAAAATGGTAGCCGATATGGGTTATGACATTGAGATCGTGGGCGTGCCAATTGTTCGCGCCAAAGACGGTCTGGCGCTCAGCTCGCGCAACGGCTATCTGACTGCAGACCAGCGTAAAATCGCGCCGGGTCTTTGCAAAGTGATGAACGCGATGGCGGAACAACTGAAGGCGAAAGAGCTAACAACAGAAGAGATTGTCGCGCTGGCCGAGCAAGAGTTGAACGACAAAGGTTTGCGCGCTGACGATATTCAAATCCGCGACGCCGATACGCTGCTGGAGCTTTCAGCCACCAGCAAACGCGCGGTGATTCTGGTCGCAGCGTGGCTCGGCCAGGCACGCCTCATAGACAATAAAGTGGTTGAGCTGGCGGAGTAG
- the pcnB gene encoding polynucleotide adenylyltransferase PcnB, with translation MFTRVANFCRKVLSRDESVANDAIAQSHMSVIPREQHTISRKDISENALKVLYRLNKAGYEAYLVGGGVRDLLLGQKPKDFDVTTSATPEQVRKLFRNCRLVGRRFRLAHVMFGPEIIEVATFRGHHEAGAPADRTTSQRGQNGMLLRDNIFGSIEEDAQRRDFTINSLYYSVADFSVRDFVGGVQDLKEGVIRLIGNPETRYREDPVRMLRAVRFAAKLNMQISAETAEPIPRLATLINDVPPARLFEEVLKLLQAGYGYETYKLLRENSLFQPLFPSIVRYFTESGDSPMERMIAQVLKNTDTRLHNDMRVNPAFLFAAMFWYPLLETAQKIAQESGLAYYDAFALAANDVLDEACRTLAIPKRITTLVRDIWQLQLRMSRRQGKRAWKLMEHPKFRAAYDLLALRAEIENNKELQSLVQWWGEFQVSAPPEQKGMLTNLDEEPEPRRRHRRPRKRAPRQGSA, from the coding sequence ATTTTTACTCGAGTTGCTAATTTTTGCCGTAAGGTGCTAAGCCGCGATGAAAGCGTAGCGAATGACGCTATTGCTCAATCCCATATGTCGGTTATTCCGCGCGAGCAGCACACTATTTCCCGCAAAGATATCAGTGAAAATGCCCTCAAGGTGCTCTATCGTCTGAATAAAGCAGGCTATGAGGCCTATCTCGTGGGCGGTGGGGTTCGCGATTTACTGCTCGGCCAAAAACCAAAAGATTTTGACGTGACGACCAGCGCCACGCCTGAACAGGTGCGCAAGTTATTCCGTAACTGCCGTCTGGTGGGCCGCCGTTTCCGTCTGGCTCACGTCATGTTTGGCCCCGAAATCATCGAAGTGGCGACCTTCCGTGGTCATCACGAAGCAGGCGCGCCAGCGGATCGCACCACCTCGCAGCGCGGCCAGAACGGCATGCTGCTGCGCGACAATATCTTTGGTTCTATCGAAGAAGATGCCCAGCGTCGCGATTTCACCATCAACAGCCTTTACTACAGCGTGGCCGATTTTTCGGTGCGTGATTTCGTGGGCGGCGTACAGGATCTGAAAGAGGGCGTGATTCGTCTGATTGGTAATCCTGAAACGCGCTACCGCGAAGATCCGGTGCGCATGCTGCGCGCCGTGCGTTTCGCCGCCAAGCTGAATATGCAAATCAGCGCCGAAACGGCAGAACCGATCCCACGTCTGGCGACGCTCATCAACGATGTGCCTCCTGCGCGTCTCTTTGAAGAAGTGCTGAAGTTACTCCAGGCGGGTTATGGTTACGAAACCTATAAACTGCTGCGTGAAAATAGCCTGTTCCAGCCGCTGTTCCCGTCCATCGTTCGCTACTTTACCGAAAGCGGTGATAGCCCGATGGAGCGCATGATTGCACAGGTGCTGAAAAATACTGACACCCGCCTTCACAATGATATGCGCGTTAACCCGGCGTTCCTGTTTGCGGCCATGTTCTGGTATCCGCTGCTGGAAACCGCGCAGAAAATTGCCCAGGAAAGCGGACTGGCTTATTACGATGCCTTTGCGCTTGCCGCGAATGATGTGCTCGACGAAGCCTGTCGTACTCTGGCGATCCCGAAACGCATCACCACGCTGGTGCGTGATATCTGGCAGCTGCAGTTGCGTATGTCTCGCCGTCAGGGCAAGCGCGCCTGGAAGCTGATGGAGCACCCTAAATTCCGCGCCGCGTACGATCTGCTGGCGCTGCGTGCTGAGATCGAAAATAACAAAGAGCTGCAAAGTCTGGTGCAGTGGTGGGGTGAGTTCCAGGTCTCCGCGCCGCCGGAACAAAAAGGGATGCTCACCAATCTCGACGAAGAGCCGGAACCGCGCCGTCGTCATCGCCGCCCACGCAAGCGCGCACCGCGCCAGGGCAGTGCATGA
- the folK gene encoding 2-amino-4-hydroxy-6-hydroxymethyldihydropteridine diphosphokinase, whose amino-acid sequence MTLAYIAIGSNLASPLEQVNAAVQALADIPQSRVMAVSAYYRTPPLGPQDQPDYLNAAVVLDTALDAETLLDNTQRIELQQGRVRKDERWGPRTLDLDIMLFGDEIIQTERLTVPHYDMKNRGFMLWPLFEVAPALTFPDGTSLQAVLQQLNAKKPELW is encoded by the coding sequence ATGACCCTCGCTTACATCGCCATCGGCAGCAATCTGGCCTCTCCGCTGGAGCAGGTTAATGCTGCCGTTCAGGCGCTGGCTGATATCCCACAGAGCCGCGTGATGGCGGTTTCTGCGTATTACCGCACGCCGCCGCTGGGCCCACAGGATCAACCCGATTACCTGAATGCGGCCGTGGTGCTGGACACCGCCCTTGACGCCGAAACGCTGCTGGATAACACCCAGCGCATTGAGCTACAGCAGGGGCGTGTCCGTAAAGATGAACGTTGGGGACCGCGCACGCTGGATCTCGACATCATGCTTTTTGGCGATGAGATTATTCAGACCGAACGCCTGACCGTCCCGCATTACGACATGAAAAATCGTGGATTTATGCTCTGGCCGCTGTTTGAAGTCGCCCCTGCACTCACCTTCCCCGACGGCACCTCATTACAGGCCGTATTGCAGCAGCTCAACGCAAAAAAACCCGAGCTCTGGTAA
- the panD gene encoding aspartate 1-decarboxylase, giving the protein MIRKMLQGKLHRVKVTQADLHYEGSCAIDQDFLDAAGILENEAIDIWNVTNGNRFSTYAIAGERGSKIISVNGAAAHCASVGDIVIIASFVMMSDEEARRWQPKVAYFEGDNEMKRTAKAIPVQVA; this is encoded by the coding sequence ATGATTCGCAAAATGCTGCAAGGTAAGCTTCACCGCGTAAAAGTCACTCAGGCCGATCTGCACTATGAAGGCTCCTGTGCGATTGACCAGGATTTTCTCGACGCAGCCGGAATTCTTGAGAACGAAGCGATTGATATCTGGAACGTCACCAACGGCAACCGCTTCTCAACCTATGCGATTGCAGGCGAGCGCGGCTCCAAAATCATCTCTGTCAACGGTGCGGCAGCACACTGCGCGTCCGTGGGTGACATTGTGATCATCGCCAGCTTTGTCATGATGTCTGACGAAGAAGCGCGTCGCTGGCAGCCAAAAGTGGCCTATTTCGAAGGCGACAATGAAATGAAACGTACGGCAAAAGCCATTCCCGTTCAGGTTGCCTGA
- the panB gene encoding 3-methyl-2-oxobutanoate hydroxymethyltransferase — protein MKPTTISLLQKCKQEKKRFATITAYDFSFAKLFAEEGINVMLVGDSLGMTVQGHDSTLPVTVDDIAYHTRAVRRGAPHCLLLSDLPFMAYATPEQAFENAAAVMRAGANMVKIEGGAWLVDTVKMLTERAVPVCGHLGLTPQSVNVFGGYKVQGRGDAGQILLDDALALEAAGIQLLVLECVPVELAKRVTDALTIPVIGIGAGNVTDGQILVMHDAFGITGGHIPKFAKNFLSEAGDMRAAVRQYIADVESGVYPGEEHSFH, from the coding sequence ATGAAACCAACCACCATCTCCTTACTGCAGAAATGCAAACAGGAAAAAAAACGCTTCGCCACGATCACGGCCTACGACTTCAGCTTTGCAAAACTGTTTGCTGAAGAAGGGATAAACGTCATGCTGGTCGGCGATTCGTTAGGGATGACGGTGCAGGGACATGATTCCACTCTGCCAGTGACGGTAGACGATATTGCTTATCACACTCGCGCCGTGCGTCGCGGTGCACCTCACTGCCTGCTGCTGTCTGATTTGCCGTTTATGGCCTACGCCACGCCAGAGCAGGCATTCGAGAACGCTGCCGCCGTGATGCGCGCCGGGGCTAATATGGTCAAAATTGAAGGCGGTGCGTGGCTGGTTGATACCGTCAAAATGCTGACCGAACGTGCCGTACCCGTGTGCGGACATCTGGGGCTCACGCCGCAGTCGGTGAACGTATTTGGTGGCTATAAAGTTCAGGGCCGTGGCGATGCGGGACAGATCCTGCTTGATGATGCGCTGGCGCTGGAAGCCGCAGGCATTCAGCTGTTAGTGCTGGAATGCGTGCCGGTTGAGCTGGCAAAACGCGTGACCGACGCGCTCACGATTCCGGTCATCGGGATTGGCGCAGGTAACGTTACCGACGGGCAGATTCTGGTGATGCATGACGCCTTTGGCATTACCGGCGGTCACATTCCCAAATTCGCGAAGAATTTCCTCAGTGAGGCGGGCGACATGCGCGCCGCAGTCAGGCAGTATATTGCCGACGTCGAATCCGGTGTTTACCCGGGTGAAGAACACAGTTTCCATTAA